In one window of Sporichthya brevicatena DNA:
- a CDS encoding DUF5998 family protein: protein MADTGTTRTLRDAIQRSGYYPELVAEGIEFAVGEEPIKSWFVHQETTLDVETVRRHVTVLALTPTRLIVGHTDEHSADEDNPVAYATTSTESIALSRISTVVLSRTVADPARYEVGAPPTELVLTVGWGAVSRLDLEPATCGDPNCEADHGYTGSVTADDLSVRVSEAGDGRETVAEMLVFATALSAAVGTR from the coding sequence ATGGCGGACACCGGCACCACTCGAACTTTGCGCGACGCGATCCAGCGGAGCGGGTACTACCCCGAGCTGGTCGCGGAGGGCATCGAGTTCGCGGTCGGTGAGGAGCCGATCAAGTCGTGGTTCGTGCACCAGGAGACGACGCTCGACGTCGAGACCGTGCGCCGCCACGTCACCGTGCTCGCGCTGACGCCCACGCGGCTGATCGTCGGCCACACCGACGAGCACAGCGCGGACGAGGACAACCCCGTCGCCTACGCCACGACGTCGACGGAGAGCATCGCGCTGAGCCGCATCTCCACCGTCGTGCTCTCCCGCACGGTCGCGGACCCGGCTCGCTACGAGGTTGGGGCGCCGCCGACCGAGTTGGTGCTCACCGTCGGCTGGGGCGCGGTCAGCCGGCTCGACCTCGAGCCCGCCACCTGCGGTGACCCGAACTGCGAGGCCGACCACGGCTACACCGGTTCGGTGACCGCCGACGACCTGTCGGTCCGCGTCAGTGAGGCCGGGGACGGTCGCGAGACCGTCGCCGAGATGCTCGTCTTCGCCACGGCGCTCTCCGCCGCCGTGGGCACCCGGTGA